ATTTCGCCACGCAGCGCCAGCCCGCGGAAGCACAGACGGCAAATGCCGAACTTGCGCAGGAACGCGCGCGGCCGGCCGCACATGCTGCAACGGTTGTGCTTCCGGCTGGAAAACTTGGGCTTCTTCTTGTCTTTGACTCGCTTTGCTGTAGTTGCCATCTAGATTCCGTTTCCAGTTTCGAGTTTCGAGTTTCGAGCTAAAGCCGCGCCTTGTTCCGCCCTTCTTCGCGGGCCCAAAGGCCCGCGTTTCCTCCGAAAGCTACTGCGTACGGAAGGGCATGCCGAGGTGCCTGAGCAGGGCGCGCGCGTCGTTGTCGGAGCGCGCCGTGGTCACGATGGTGACGTTCATGCCCTTCAGCTTGTCCACTTTCGCGTAATCGATCTCGGGGAAGATCAGCTGGTCCTTCAGCCCGAGGGTGTAGTTGCCGCGTCCGTCGAAGCTCTTGGTCGAAACGCCGCGAAAGTCGCGCACGCGCGGCAGAGCTACGTTCATCAGGCGGTCCATGAACTCGTACATGCGGTCGCCGCGCAGCGTGACCATGGCGCCGATGGATTGGCCTTCGCGGACCTTGAAGGCCGCTATGGACTTCTTGGCGCGCGTAATGACCGGCTTCTGGCCGGTGATCTGGCCGAGTTCGCCGGCGGCCGGGTCGAGGATCTTTGCGTTCTGCGTGGCTTCGCCCACGCCCATGTTGACCACGACTTTGTGGAGCCGGGGCACGGCCATGGGGTTGGAGATGGAGAGCTCCTTCATCAGCGCGGGAGCAATCTCTTTCTCAAAGCGATCGTGCAGCCGCGCGGTAGCGCGGTTGTTGGCGCGCGGACGCTGCGGCTTGCCGGCCGGAGCTTCGGCCTCGGCGGCCTGCTGCTTTTTCGGCTTCTGATCTTTGTCTTTTGCCATAGTCTTCTTCTTTGTTCGCCACGGTCTCGGGGTGGCTACCGTTTCGTGGCTATAGGGGTCCTTCGACTGCGCCCTCGCTATCGCCCGGGGTTCGCTCAGGACGACTGCTTTCTACTTCCCTTCCAGCACGTTGTTGCACTTCTTGCACACGCGGACTTTGCGGTCGCCCTGGAACTGGTGGCCTACGCGCACCGGGCCGCAGGTGCCGCAGACCAGCATGACGTTGGAGAGCGAGATGCGGCTCTCCTGTTCGGCCACGCCGCCCTTGATGTTCTTGGCCGGGTTGGGGCGCACGTTCTTCTTCACCATCATGACGTGCTCCACCAGGACTTTGCCTTCGTCGGGAAACACGCGGAGCACGCGGCCTTCCTTGCCCTTGTCGCGGCCGGTGATGACCCGCACCGTGTCGTTGCGTCGGATATCTGCGTGTGTATGCATTTCGAATCAGTTCTCAGTTGCCAGTTGTCAGTTGCCTGCTAAGCCCAAACCAGAAGCGCCTTCCGTTCTCCGTTAGAGCACTTCGGGGGCGAGTGAAACGATCTTCAAAAACCGCTTCTCACGCAGCTCGCGGGCCACGGGCCCGAAGACGCGCGTGCCGACCGGCTCGCCGACTTCGTTGATCAGTACGGCGGCGTTCTGGTCGAAGCGGATGTAGGTGCCGTCGCGGCGGCGGTGTTCCTTGCGCGTGCGAACGATCACGGCCTTTACGACCTTGCCCTTCTGCACCTGCCCGTCGGGCGCGGCTTCCTTGACCGACGCGGTGACCACATCGCCGAGCGCAGCGCGCAGGCCGGTGGAGCCGCCGAGCGGGAGGATCATCTGGAGCTTGCGGGCGCCGCTGTTGTCGGCGACCTCGAGCATGGTTCTCATCATCACAGCCATGGCTGTCTCCTCACGTCTCCCGTTTTACAGTGCCTCGGCCAGTTCGCCGGCGGGTTCGGCCAATGCGGACTTGCGCACGACTTCCTGCAGGCGCCAGCGCTTGAGCTTCGAGAGCGGGCGCGTTTCCTCGATGCGCACCACGTCGCCAAGCTTGGCAACGCCTTTTTCGTCGTGCGCGTAGAACTTGCTGGAGCGCGCCACGACGCGCTTGTAGAGCGCGTGCGCCTTGCGGCGATTGACTTCGACGACGATCGTCTTCTGCATCTTGGTGGAGACGACTTCCCCCACCACCGTCTTGCGGCGCGATCTGCCGGGTTGCTGCTGTGTCTCTGCCATGTTCGTATCTTCTTCTCTCGGGAGACGTAGCAAGCTGCGTCTCTCTACAAAGTCGTGCCTACTTGTTGGCGGTACCGGTGGGCTCCAGGCCCAGCTGGCGGCCGCGCATGATGGTCTTGACGCGCGCCAGGTCCTTGCGCAGGCCGCGGATCTTCTTCAGGCTCTCGGTCTGGCCCATGTTGAGCTGGAACTTGAGCCGGAAGAGCTGGTCGCTGAGCTCGCGCTGGCGATGGTCGAGTTCGTTGTCGGCCAGGTTGCGGATCTTCTCCGCTTCCTTGTTGCGGCGCCCCGAGAATGCGCTCGAGGCGGCCGGGCGGCGCTCGGCCGGGGCGGCGGCAGCGGGAACCTTCTTCTCAGCCGCCAGCTTCGCCTTCGTCGCGGCTTGCGCCTTGCTTCCGGATTTTGCTTTCGACTTCGCTTGCGTTGCCATTTCGTCAGCCTTTATTGAAGGTGGTCGTGCCGCGACACAAAGCGGGTGCGCAGCGGCAGCTTGTTCGACGCCAGCCGCATCGCTTCCTGCGCCTCCGGCAGCGTGACCCCTTCCATCTCAAAAACGATCTTGCCGGGACGCACGACGGCCACCCAGTGATCGGGCGCGCCCTTGCCCTTGCCCATACGGGTTTCAGCCGGCTTCTTGGTCACGGGCTTGTCGGGGAACAGGCGCAGCCACACCTTGCCGCCGCGCTTGACGAAACGCGTCATGGCGACGCGCGACGCCTCGATCTGGCGGTCGGTGATGTAGCCAGGCTCCAGGACCTTCAAGCCGTAGTCGCCGAAGGTCAGCGACGAGCCGCGCCACGACTTGCCACGGCGGCGCCCGCG
This genomic interval from Terriglobales bacterium contains the following:
- a CDS encoding type Z 30S ribosomal protein S14 codes for the protein MATTAKRVKDKKKPKFSSRKHNRCSMCGRPRAFLRKFGICRLCFRGLALRGEIPGVSKSSW
- the rplE gene encoding 50S ribosomal protein L5; the encoded protein is MAKDKDQKPKKQQAAEAEAPAGKPQRPRANNRATARLHDRFEKEIAPALMKELSISNPMAVPRLHKVVVNMGVGEATQNAKILDPAAGELGQITGQKPVITRAKKSIAAFKVREGQSIGAMVTLRGDRMYEFMDRLMNVALPRVRDFRGVSTKSFDGRGNYTLGLKDQLIFPEIDYAKVDKLKGMNVTIVTTARSDNDARALLRHLGMPFRTQ
- the rplX gene encoding 50S ribosomal protein L24, giving the protein MHTHADIRRNDTVRVITGRDKGKEGRVLRVFPDEGKVLVEHVMMVKKNVRPNPAKNIKGGVAEQESRISLSNVMLVCGTCGPVRVGHQFQGDRKVRVCKKCNNVLEGK
- the rplN gene encoding 50S ribosomal protein L14 → MAVMMRTMLEVADNSGARKLQMILPLGGSTGLRAALGDVVTASVKEAAPDGQVQKGKVVKAVIVRTRKEHRRRDGTYIRFDQNAAVLINEVGEPVGTRVFGPVARELREKRFLKIVSLAPEVL
- the rpsQ gene encoding 30S ribosomal protein S17 gives rise to the protein MAETQQQPGRSRRKTVVGEVVSTKMQKTIVVEVNRRKAHALYKRVVARSSKFYAHDEKGVAKLGDVVRIEETRPLSKLKRWRLQEVVRKSALAEPAGELAEAL
- the rpmC gene encoding 50S ribosomal protein L29; its protein translation is MATQAKSKAKSGSKAQAATKAKLAAEKKVPAAAAPAERRPAASSAFSGRRNKEAEKIRNLADNELDHRQRELSDQLFRLKFQLNMGQTESLKKIRGLRKDLARVKTIMRGRQLGLEPTGTANK
- the rplP gene encoding 50S ribosomal protein L16, whose protein sequence is MLMPKKVKYRKQQRGRRRGKSWRGSSLTFGDYGLKVLEPGYITDRQIEASRVAMTRFVKRGGKVWLRLFPDKPVTKKPAETRMGKGKGAPDHWVAVVRPGKIVFEMEGVTLPEAQEAMRLASNKLPLRTRFVSRHDHLQ